ACTGAAAGTAAATAATGATATTAGTCCAATAAAACTTTGATTATAAAGCATTATCACATAAAAAGAGATTGTATTGATTGAAGGGACTCAATTTTGTATTTTCAATGTCCTTCGCCTGTTTTTCTATATCCGAGTGTGTTTCTGCTTCCTGTATCAAGGTACCTGCAGGTCAGATCCTTGCATTTCCTGTGTCATGGAATTAGTTTGTCCAATCAGTCCTGAACATGAATGCATCCTGTCCCAATCCTGGGCATGGAGAGATTATCTTATCACTGGCACACATTGCCCAACACGGCATACAGGGTTAGAGCTTTACAGAAGAAAACGTTTGCTGAGTAAAAACGAATAAATGCTTAAGGCACGCAGTTCTGTTGCACGTCTTAAATTTGccattgtgtgtgtgcaatATTCCTTTGAATTCATGTTATCAGGATTCTCTGGGCTCTAATGTAACATAGATTGAACTGGACTGAGAGTCTGGGGAGCAGAGGGGGCTGAGGCAGAGAAGATTGCTGGAAAGTATTCCCTTTGATAAGCCGGCCAAGAAGCCTTTGATTAAATGTGGTCCCAGCAGGAGCCCACACTAGGTCCTCTGTGGCACGACCATGTCCAATCACCAGCTATCAACAGCCCAGAGTAATTACAGCCATCTAGTCATTAGCCTGGGACCCACCTGGAATTCCACATAGCGAGGGGTGGGATGAGGCCAGCAGGGGTTGGGGTTTAGGTTGGGCCTTTAATCAAACACTTCCCTCCCCTTGACTGATATAACGCACCCCACCCCAACTCACACAGAATCAGCCTTTGTTACCGgcacagattgtattattactGCCCCAGTGTCTCTCAACTCATGCTGGTGAGTAGCGGCGatggtgtgtatatatgtgtatgtgtgtgtgatgggaATAACATGGCAGGTTATTACAGCAATGCAAGGGAACTTGCTCACTATCCTGCGCGGTCACACTGATTAGTTCTGCTCTGTCTGCACCTAGTCTCTTTTTTTGCCTTCAATCTTTTTGTTTGTCTGTCCGAACAAAAAACAAAGATTTCAGTGTCGTACTAATGCACCATATATTTCATATGAACAAGGCAATATACACAGTTATACAGGCAAGCTGAAGAGCAGAGAAGGGAAAACAGTCTGATGTTGTAATTATGTGTGACTCAATGACCATCCAGGCCATCTTCTTTTTTCTCCTCAGCGGCAGTTTGTCATCTCACACACTGAAACTAGAGTACACTGTATAATCATAATAATGGGAGTGctcttctctctcctcttgTCAGCCAATGTAGTGCAGTCTCACCCGCAGATGAGAAATGAAACAACACTTAACAATTTAAATAAATCTCTTTAAAAAGCATTTGTTTCCTCTCTTGTTATACAGTTGCATTCAAAGTCCCATCTGTCCATTTATTCATCTAGTGTCCATCTCCTTGTCTTCTTGTAGTCCATAGCCTGGACTTCTGCTTGTCCACACAGAGTCAAACTCATGTCTAGATTATCACTTCTCAAAGTGCACTTGTCAAGCTACTTCCCAAAGTCCAACCAAGTGTTCGTTTTGGGTAGAAAAGAGTGTATTTCCCCCTAAAAAGAGAAACAATTATGCGAGTATATGATGTTGTTGTATTAATACTGAATACGTTTGAAGGCTCAGTTAATATAAAAATGTGTCTTTAAAGCATCATGAAAGCAGCAAACCATTCTTAACCCAGAGCCACACGCTAGAGAAAAGGCCATCTGGACTAATTCTTCAATAAAAGCCCAATTCACCCAAACCCCAAAGTTTTCACTGGTTTCACCGTTCATCCTCTGATCCCAGCAGTTCAGTCACAGGGCCATTCACGAACCGGGGCTTCTGGGTGTTCATTCATATTGATGGGTAGGCTACTGAATTCTAGTGCTTTCACAGAGACAGGTTGAAAAGCCATGCAATGATGAACCAAGATGGGGGCAGGGGAGGGCGGAGACGCAGAGCACTTTTATACAATCTTTCCCAGAATGCCATGTTCCACAGGATGTCCTGTAGTAAAGGGAAAAGGGGCGGGGTTGTATTACAGGGGGCAGCGGGGCGTGTCCTCAGGTCTGTTCCAACCATTCAGCTCGTTTGGGAGCTTTGCACGTGTGTATGTCCACAGCTTCCTCACAGTCCTTACACTCCACGGCGCAGCACCATTTGAACTTGCACTCACACTTGGTGATTTGCTTGACTCTCGTGGTGTCGTAGCCCCGCCCACAGCACATGACCTCACAGCCATCTGTGCCGCGTGATGTCTTATTGCAGACTCGACCAGCCGTTCCCAGGGAGCCTGCAAAGAGCACAAAAGAGGTTGGATATTAAAAACTAAAAGTTAACTAAAGCAAGTTTCTGGTCTGCTATGCTTTACTTCCCTGCCCGTTATTCTCAAGAAAACAACAACTGGCGAATCATTTTCTATTGTCCTCATAATGATTGGATGCATCAAATAGTCAATCAAAAAGACAATATATTAGCAACACTTCTGATATTCGATAAATTGTTTGATGAGCTGAATAGATTCAATTAGTGTAATATTGGACTTGTAGATGTTACTACCAGCAATTGTGACTGTGCAGCTTTTTGATGGTCCTTCTGTAGTTGTTTTCACCAAGAAAGAGACATTGTAACCGTCAAAAATGTCCAATCATTTTGACCCAAATGTACAGTGTGGACGCTGACTTTAATGGTTTGCCCAGCTACTTGAAAGATGACAAAATTAACCCATGATGACAATCTTTGGCTTAGGGCAGCTAAAACAAAACCATGTCTGCCTAGACAGGTGTTGACCTCAATATACTGTTAACAAGTTTAGGTTCTGGGAATGGGCTTCTGGTTATTTGCATCAATACAATATAACAGTTGTAATTTGCCTTTAGCTTTTCATTTGGTTGGATGTTGGATCTGCAGTAGCATGGCAGTCGAGTGTATGGTAGTGTTTCACATTATGGCTATTACCTAATGCAGTGGCATATAGTCTGTGTCTTATGTGAATGTCATCCCCACAGAGATTAGTTCTGGTGTTTTGTGTGAGAAGGTCCCTGTTTGAACTGCTACCTATCACAACAAGCTGCCCATAGAACaacagacccacacacacaactatGCGGTGTTGGTAGAGTGGCCTATGGTTACACTGCCTTTCCCAAGCCACTGCTCCCTTTGAAGccacgttgtgtgtgtgtgtgtgtgtgtgtgtgtgtgtgtgtgtgtgtgtgtgtgtgtgtgtgtgtgtgtgtgtgtgcgcgcgcgtgtgtgcgtgtgtgcgcgcgcgtgcgtgtgtgtgtgcgcacgtgtgcgtgtgtgtgtgtgggggggggggggggggtaaatggaCAGTGGAgcgtgacagacagacaggctctCACACTCTGAGGCCCACTCTGCCCTCCAGCTACGCTTAgttcagacagacagagagggagagactgtgacagacagaaagaagcaatctttttttttttttttttttaaattagctgcTTGTGTCCCTAGGCTGTGGATTCCACTGGGAAGGTGAGAAAGAGGGGGTGGATGGACGAAGAGAGAGGCAGACAAAGGACGAGGAATAACTACACGGAGCTTCTGATTGATGTAGGTGGTAATGCTAAATATCGTAAGAGTTTGTCCGGATGTTTAAACCAGTAACCAGCCAATCAAAAACAATCATAACTAACTAGGTGTATTGTGTAAAGGCTGATCAACTCAGTCCATgaaggtatgtgtgtgtgtctgtgtgtgttgacaGAGACTGATAGAGGTCAGGTGGTCACAGAACGACCATGTCCCCAGGGTACAAGGATATTAGCTTCCACCGACATCACACAGGAGACCTGATGTGTTATCCGACtaccattacacacacacactgacattcacacacacaaacacactagtCATGCATGAACATACACACAATATACACATAACACCCCTAAAACATAACACAGTCGGGGTAATCCATCAACACCCATGAGAAACTGCCTCTCTGCGTCTTTCAGCCCAGTCCACCCTCTTCGTCTTCTCTCCGTTTAGTCATACCTGCTGTTTTGTCTTGTAGGCAGTAATCCGGAGAGTTCTCAAAGTAGACCAGGTCGTTCTTGGTGGCCTTCCTGAAGGCTTTGTTAGCTACGGCAAAGCCTGTCCCGTCCTGATTCATTGTCACCTCGATGGCCCCGTTGTATTTTCTCCTCAGGTAGTCCCCGGTCTTCCTGAAGTCTGACATGGCCATCCAACATGTCCGTAGCGTGCAAGAGCCACTCACACCGTGGCATTTACACTCCAGCTTCATGAATCGCTTTACAGCCTAAAAACATAGAGAGAAGAGGGATATGTGGTTTTAAGCATCATGACCTTTGGTTCTCAAAATGCAGAAGCGCTTCTGGCATAATGTTCTTTTTTATTGCTGTGACCATCACAAACAAAAGGTTTACCTACAATGGACCCAATTATATACTTAGAACTAACATTTGATCAGTTACTGTAAACTGTTTCTCAATAAGCACTCTCCGGATTAACGCCTACAAAACAACTGTTTTACACAAGGTATTAATGCCCAAGAGCTGTCAGTTTCACCAAAAATCTGGTTATTTTCAAATGCATCCCACCTAGTTCCCATCCGTGATTTATAGGAAACCCCACCTACTGTATAAACTCACAATTAAGTAACTGAGGAGGTTATTACAGATTGATTATTTAAAAGGGACAACTCAGAATGCACTGCAATTTGTCactgcatttaaaaacaggtatACTTTCTCCTTTGCCACATATCAATGCCAGACATAGATTTCATTTTAAAGCCAGGTAGAAATTATGTTCATGATGCAGATTTATCTAATCTCTGGCAAGCAAAATAGCCCAAATCTGCATAGATATACCACAAGATTGAAGTGAGaaagtgtttttgttgttgtaatcgAACACTTACTGTTCTGCCACAGCGGTTGTTGTGTAGGTTCATGAGCGCCCGTGCATCTCGGACAGTCCTTTCTTTGGCATCTATAAAGGCTTTGGCAAACTTTATCCCATAGTTGATGTTATCACTACAGCCACCCCAGTCAAAATCTCCTCTGTCATCGCTGTCCCGTCCACGCTTGTGAGGGTCGCAGTTACACGTCTTCAGCTCCCCCTGGCTGCAGGCGCGAGTGAGCGCATACACCACTCCTGCTGAGGAGATGGCGTAGACGAATGCTGCTTCACGACTACCTGAGAAAGTAACAGAAAGCACAAAAGAAACCAAGAGTTTAGACTGAAGTAGGTTAAAAAAACACAGCCAGGAAATTGCAATAATTCATATTTTGCTATACAATAGATTCTCTATGATCTAAAGACTTACAATTGCACATCCCACATGTTAACATGCATTCACAGATACACATAATGCTATAACCCGGTCTGGGCCTGAGCCATCAGGACATGAAGGTGCAGCTGACGGGGGCATATCAGGCCTGATGTGGAGTATAGGACAGCTCTGTTTAAATATTATCATGGAAATAATCCCAGCTGCGGGGCTCTTCTCTGCTCACATAAATTGTTTAAATACAGACACAGTGATACCCCATTAATCAGCGCCAGGATGATGTCATGACAGCATTTTCTACCATTGCTGTGCTTTTTGGGTCTCTTTAGTTCCTTACAATATGACTCATATATTGTGTGGCCAAAGACACATAGAGAATTAGATATAGTAGTTAGTCACCGTTTTTGCAGCACTCGTGGGAGTGGATtttgcaaaagacaacagccaGAGACAGAAGAACTTGTCCACCTTTAGTCACAGCCTAACAGACATATGGTGTTCACTTGGTTCCTCTGTACTCTCACACAACATAAAAGAAACTCAAATGCTATTTCAGATAGAAGAAAGGAATGCACCTAAAGTGACATTTTAGTTTCCCCAATGAGTAAATTGCTCTTTTGTATGATCTGTGCACCTTGTAAAGTAAAAGTAAACATGTCTCGCAGGGGTTGGAATCTTTGGGAATCCTACAGAACGCTAAAAGCTCATGTGTTGTTATTTATTAATTCATTAATTAAAGTGCTGCAGAGTGAATTGTTAGCTGATCTTGTTTGTTAGAGCTCCACTCGACTAACATGACGTAGTCACTTGGAGATGGGGTACAGATTTTCCACGAAAAACTGTACTTTCATTTTGCGAATCTTATTCAAGATATTAAGATTGCAAAATGTGTGTGATGTCCATTGTCTGTGTGCTGCACCATGCTCTTGCGGTTGAGTTGGCTTGTTTTTTGAAATGCAAGCAAAAAGCAACATTTTCATTTACTGAAGGCAGCTTACAAAAATCACATTCATGCTCCCCAGCTGATGAACTCTTTCTATTTTGGACCCTACTTAAATCTTTCTTAGCCCCGCCTTCAGGCTAACATTAATAATAGAATGTTTAACCCCTGTCTACATGGAAAGTTTTAGATTTAGTCTGATCAGAACCTCAAGTCGAAGAATTTAAATGCTGTAGTAAACGTCCCATAATCCTCAtgctatacagtatatataggaACTATCAACACATCAGATTTACCAATCATGTTTTCATCCAACAAATCAACCTCTTAATACACGAGAAAAGCAAAGATTGTGTACGTTCATTCAAAAGACACTCAAGGACCAGCACTTCAAGCCAACATCACAAAACTATCTGATATAGTAATATTTAGACATGACTTAGGGCGGGGCACTTTGTATCGGAAAGCAAGGTTCAGTCTGCAGACCTATCTGAACTAGCCGGGGCCAGAGGAGTCTGTGTGATCCAACCTGCTCGCTCTGTATTCCCTGGAATGTCCCATTCCATCTCCGTGGGTGAGGAGAAGGGGGTAGTGGGTGCTGCTGGGGGGGGCGTATGTGGGGGAGGACGGAGGAGGGCATTGCTTGTGATCATTCAAACCTGCGCCGTTTGTCTGACATTGGGAATATCTCTCTAAATATTTACATCTACATTAATGTTTATTCTTTTccaccgcacacacacacacacacacacacacacacgcacgcacgcacgcacgcacgcacgcacgcacacacacacacacacacacacacacacacacacacacacacacacacacacacacttgcagccTGTA
This Pseudochaenichthys georgianus chromosome 7, fPseGeo1.2, whole genome shotgun sequence DNA region includes the following protein-coding sequences:
- the LOC117450079 gene encoding protein Wnt-2b-A isoform X3 codes for the protein MLGLNRILSLRASRIRSSSSPVAKLSPRSSSCQNSGASSRIYCACLLLLLLVTPRVDSSWWYIGALGARVICDNIPGLVNKQRHLCQRHPDIMQAIGEGTKEWIRECQHQFRHHRWNCSTLDRDHTVFGRVLLRSKSMGSREAAFVYAISSAGVVYALTRACSQGELKTCNCDPHKRGRDSDDRGDFDWGGCSDNINYGIKFAKAFIDAKERTVRDARALMNLHNNRCGRTAVKRFMKLECKCHGVSGSCTLRTCWMAMSDFRKTGDYLRRKYNGAIEVTMNQDGTGFAVANKAFRKATKNDLVYFENSPDYCLQDKTAGSLGTAGRVCNKTSRGTDGCEVMCCGRGYDTTRVKQITKCECKFKWCCAVECKDCEEAVDIHTCKAPKRAEWLEQT
- the LOC117450079 gene encoding protein Wnt-2b-A isoform X2 — its product is MPKLRCQFEDLLCVSAAPAAGDASGGLFVVRASSLHPLAQPRKTRPHSYTLPDLHQLTRQSPAATEMHTMRSRVYFGYIGALGARVICDNIPGLVNKQRHLCQRHPDIMQAIGEGTKEWIRECQHQFRHHRWNCSTLDRDHTVFGRVLLRSSREAAFVYAISSAGVVYALTRACSQGELKTCNCDPHKRGRDSDDRGDFDWGGCSDNINYGIKFAKAFIDAKERTVRDARALMNLHNNRCGRTAVKRFMKLECKCHGVSGSCTLRTCWMAMSDFRKTGDYLRRKYNGAIEVTMNQDGTGFAVANKAFRKATKNDLVYFENSPDYCLQDKTAGSLGTAGRVCNKTSRGTDGCEVMCCGRGYDTTRVKQITKCECKFKWCCAVECKDCEEAVDIHTCKAPKRAEWLEQT
- the LOC117450079 gene encoding protein Wnt-2b-A isoform X1, with protein sequence MPKLRCQFEDLLCVSAAPAAGDASGGLFVVRASSLHPLAQPRKTRPHSYTLPDLHQLTRQSPAATEMHTMRSRVYFGYIGALGARVICDNIPGLVNKQRHLCQRHPDIMQAIGEGTKEWIRECQHQFRHHRWNCSTLDRDHTVFGRVLLRSKSMGSREAAFVYAISSAGVVYALTRACSQGELKTCNCDPHKRGRDSDDRGDFDWGGCSDNINYGIKFAKAFIDAKERTVRDARALMNLHNNRCGRTAVKRFMKLECKCHGVSGSCTLRTCWMAMSDFRKTGDYLRRKYNGAIEVTMNQDGTGFAVANKAFRKATKNDLVYFENSPDYCLQDKTAGSLGTAGRVCNKTSRGTDGCEVMCCGRGYDTTRVKQITKCECKFKWCCAVECKDCEEAVDIHTCKAPKRAEWLEQT
- the LOC117450079 gene encoding protein Wnt-2b-A isoform X4; the encoded protein is MLGLNRILSLRASRIRSSSSPVAKLSPRSSSCQNSGASSRIYCACLLLLLLVTPRVDSSWWYIGALGARVICDNIPGLVNKQRHLCQRHPDIMQAIGEGTKEWIRECQHQFRHHRWNCSTLDRDHTVFGRVLLRSSREAAFVYAISSAGVVYALTRACSQGELKTCNCDPHKRGRDSDDRGDFDWGGCSDNINYGIKFAKAFIDAKERTVRDARALMNLHNNRCGRTAVKRFMKLECKCHGVSGSCTLRTCWMAMSDFRKTGDYLRRKYNGAIEVTMNQDGTGFAVANKAFRKATKNDLVYFENSPDYCLQDKTAGSLGTAGRVCNKTSRGTDGCEVMCCGRGYDTTRVKQITKCECKFKWCCAVECKDCEEAVDIHTCKAPKRAEWLEQT